From the genome of Lentilactobacillus buchneri, one region includes:
- a CDS encoding GNAT family N-acetyltransferase translates to MTSFEKFHPVLTAHLTLDWLTQTPVKSIDDLFSKPAVTTAKAEKMPSQILDTVKEINHIMRRVMNDKELTWGITDSNSDAFVGIISLRGFEEATPSGSIEFIIDQDHREYLAEVVERAIRFSQDHFEFNQLSITFNDVSSQTAKELSGIGFVGDGEQRFTIQL, encoded by the coding sequence ATGACATCTTTTGAAAAATTTCATCCCGTTCTCACCGCCCACTTAACCCTTGATTGGCTAACCCAAACACCGGTAAAATCCATTGACGATCTGTTTTCCAAGCCGGCAGTTACAACCGCAAAGGCCGAGAAAATGCCCAGCCAAATTCTCGATACTGTTAAAGAGATCAATCACATAATGCGCCGGGTAATGAACGACAAGGAATTGACTTGGGGAATTACCGACTCCAACTCAGACGCGTTTGTTGGCATCATCAGCCTGCGTGGCTTTGAAGAAGCCACCCCATCGGGATCAATTGAATTCATCATTGACCAGGATCACCGTGAGTATCTGGCAGAAGTTGTTGAAAGAGCTATCCGATTTTCCCAGGATCATTTTGAATTCAATCAGCTTTCAATCACGTTTAATGATGTATCTTCACAAACCGCAAAAGAACTGAGTGGAATTGGTTTTGTAGGCGACGGCGAACAGCGGTTTACCATCCAACTTTAA
- a CDS encoding Fur family transcriptional regulator, translating to MTNTTLKRSLGQLKKQGVRITPQREVILDYLITHHNHPDVETIRDGIEDKLPNLSVATIYNTLKMLVDNGLVIELPNNDGGIRYDYFGVSHYHAICENCGKIIDIFDDDYPELVKHVQQTTREKTDFLVTGTQLEVTGICPDCQRKLHLAKLANK from the coding sequence ATGACAAACACAACTTTAAAACGTTCCCTGGGTCAACTTAAAAAACAGGGCGTCCGGATTACTCCTCAGCGAGAAGTGATCTTGGATTATTTGATTACCCACCATAATCACCCGGATGTCGAAACCATTCGCGACGGCATCGAAGACAAGTTGCCCAACCTCAGCGTGGCAACAATCTATAACACCCTCAAGATGCTGGTCGACAATGGCTTGGTCATTGAACTGCCAAATAACGATGGCGGCATCCGTTATGACTATTTTGGCGTTTCCCATTACCATGCAATCTGTGAAAATTGCGGCAAAATCATCGACATTTTTGATGATGACTATCCCGAATTAGTCAAACACGTTCAACAAACCACCAGAGAAAAAACCGACTTTCTGGTAACCGGTACCCAATTAGAGGTCACCGGGATTTGCCCGGATTGCCAGCGCAAACTCCACCTGGCCAAGCTTGCCAATAAATGA
- a CDS encoding peptidoglycan recognition protein family protein, with protein MKKRAIVTALCSLTLAAIGMFGLSSTAGASSVNDYIANNNIGHASVTSSVWSGFPKNAYRNGTGKPEGVVVHETANPNSTIYNEIAYMKKNYNNAFVHSFVDASRIINIANTNYLAWGAGYPANARFVQFEQVEVHSKSAFAHEIANAAYYTAYILDKYGLKPNDAAYDGKGTVWSHGGVSKYLGGTNHTDPAGYYASAGKKYFGASYTFAQFYQLVKTTYNNLADDGAAHGSLTASSAKTAYDKVTYAKADTKASLGDNYKSYRLYNHVKNSRSGVKSYSWASVDASVGKKVYIDDIGTKSNGHDWYRITFSTDSGAQKYWVYEKALDLIN; from the coding sequence TTGAAAAAAAGAGCGATTGTAACAGCCCTTTGCTCGCTGACACTGGCGGCAATCGGCATGTTTGGACTAAGCAGCACTGCGGGGGCTAGCAGTGTCAACGATTATATTGCCAATAACAATATCGGCCATGCCAGTGTTACCTCATCGGTGTGGAGCGGTTTTCCAAAGAACGCCTACCGCAACGGAACCGGTAAGCCTGAAGGGGTCGTGGTTCATGAAACTGCCAACCCCAACTCAACGATTTATAACGAAATTGCGTACATGAAGAAGAATTATAATAACGCATTTGTCCATTCTTTCGTTGATGCCAGTCGAATTATCAACATCGCCAACACCAACTACTTGGCTTGGGGTGCCGGCTATCCGGCCAATGCCCGCTTCGTCCAATTTGAACAGGTCGAAGTCCACAGCAAGTCAGCGTTTGCCCACGAAATTGCCAACGCAGCTTACTACACCGCCTACATTTTGGATAAGTATGGCTTAAAGCCTAATGATGCAGCGTATGATGGCAAGGGAACTGTTTGGTCTCACGGGGGTGTCTCCAAATATCTGGGCGGTACTAATCACACCGATCCAGCCGGCTACTATGCATCAGCAGGTAAGAAATACTTCGGTGCCAGCTATACGTTTGCCCAATTTTATCAATTGGTTAAGACAACCTACAATAATTTGGCAGACGATGGTGCGGCCCATGGGTCACTAACCGCTTCATCAGCAAAAACAGCGTATGACAAGGTCACATACGCCAAAGCAGATACAAAGGCGTCATTAGGAGACAACTACAAGTCATACAGATTATACAATCACGTTAAGAATTCACGATCAGGGGTCAAATCCTATTCGTGGGCCTCAGTTGACGCTTCTGTTGGTAAGAAGGTCTATATTGATGACATCGGGACTAAATCAAACGGTCACGACTGGTATCGGATTACCTTCTCCACCGACAGTGGTGCGCAAAAATATTGGGTCTACGAAAAAGCCCTTGACCTAATCAATTGA
- the proB gene encoding glutamate 5-kinase → MDKRIINANRIVVKVGTSSLIHPNGAVNLKTFDELAYTLSALNNQGKQLVLVSSGAIGVGLNKMHLKKRPTEIGAQQALAAIGQSELMTLFTQRFDHYLTDIAQVLLTHDIFDYPKSNQFVMNTFNCLLRDNVIPIVNENDTVATDELDHKTTFGDNDQLSAIVASHVDADLLIVLSDVDGFYDQNPNKVADANLIRTVSHVDENEFGVAGGTGSRFGTGGMQTKLLAAKRMLDEDRIMVLANGADPRIIFKILAGKDVGTIFQKESVAHE, encoded by the coding sequence ATGGACAAACGGATTATTAACGCAAATCGAATCGTGGTCAAGGTTGGTACCAGCAGCCTGATCCACCCAAACGGTGCGGTCAACTTGAAGACTTTTGATGAGCTGGCGTACACTTTGAGCGCGCTGAATAACCAAGGCAAGCAACTTGTCCTGGTTTCCTCCGGGGCAATTGGGGTTGGCTTGAACAAAATGCACCTCAAGAAACGGCCAACCGAAATTGGTGCCCAGCAGGCTTTGGCTGCTATTGGTCAGTCAGAGTTGATGACGCTGTTTACGCAACGATTCGACCACTATCTGACAGACATTGCTCAGGTGCTTTTGACCCATGATATCTTTGATTATCCCAAGAGCAACCAGTTCGTTATGAACACCTTCAATTGTCTACTGCGGGACAATGTGATCCCGATTGTCAACGAGAATGACACGGTGGCCACTGATGAGTTGGACCACAAAACCACTTTTGGCGATAACGACCAACTTTCAGCAATCGTGGCCAGCCACGTGGATGCAGATTTGCTGATCGTCTTGTCAGATGTCGACGGGTTCTATGATCAAAATCCTAATAAAGTCGCTGATGCCAATCTCATCAGAACCGTGAGCCACGTTGATGAAAATGAATTTGGTGTTGCCGGCGGGACCGGCAGCCGCTTTGGAACCGGCGGCATGCAGACTAAGCTGCTGGCCGCCAAACGAATGCTCGACGAAGACCGGATCATGGTTTTGGCCAACGGTGCCGATCCACGCATTATTTTTAAAATTTTAGCCGGCAAAGATGTGGGAACGATCTTTCAAAAGGAGAGTGTAGCTCATGAATGA